The genomic segment TCATCGAGACAGAAGTGCCTGAAGGAGAGGTTATTATCTCAAGAACTGACCTTAATGGTATTATTACTTATGTCAATGATACATTTGCCAAAATTTCTGGCTACAGTGCAGAAGAGTTGATTGGAAAACCTCATAATATTCTTCGACATCCAGATATGCCAAAATCAGTTTTCAAAGATTTATGGGATACGATAAAAAGAGAGGAAAACTGGAGTGGCTATGTAAAAAATATGCGTAAAGATAGAGGATACTACTGGGTTTATGCTGAAATCTCCGGTGTATATAAAGATGGCAAACTGGTTGAGTATAAATCTATGAGATCTCCTGTTCCTAAAGAGAAACGTATAGAGATGCAGTATATATATGATGATATGCGCAAAGCAGAAGGTGAATCAGTAAGAATGGTAACTTATTTGCCATATGAAACATATGAAAAACTAAAGCGTATTACAGATGAAAAAAGCAAAAGTATTGATGAGATAATTGATAATACTCTTATATAGGTAGCTTACCGCCAAATTCCATATTATGGAATTTGAGGCGGTGTAATCTCTTTTGAGAGTAGGGCATAGCTTTTACCTACACGTGCAAGAGGTTCATAATCAATCATTAGTCTCTCTATATCTTTAATGCAGGAATCATCAATAAACTGCTGTTTAATTTCAACAATAAGAGGAATAGTTTTACTTCCTTTCAGATCAACCTCTTGGTAAAGCTCACAAAAGAATGCTGCTGGTGATCCATCAACCATTGGTGGAAAGCCATCAATAAGTTTTTTCATTGGAATATTAAAGGCTTCAGATTCACTTTCGCTATGTGCCATCTCTTTAGAGCTAAAATGCATAGACTCTAGTTGCTCCGGTTTAACCAAACAAACAGTACATTTTTTGTTTTTTCTAATATTTGCAAGCGTATCTTTTGGCATGCCGTCACTTTTGTGACCTATAGATATTATCATTGTAGGAGGATTTGAAGATAATCCGGTAAAGTAGCTAAAAGGTG from the Hydrogenimonas thermophila genome contains:
- a CDS encoding PAS domain-containing protein, whose protein sequence is MDITFDMFIETEVPEGEVIISRTDLNGIITYVNDTFAKISGYSAEELIGKPHNILRHPDMPKSVFKDLWDTIKREENWSGYVKNMRKDRGYYWVYAEISGVYKDGKLVEYKSMRSPVPKEKRIEMQYIYDDMRKAEGESVRMVTYLPYETYEKLKRITDEKSKSIDEIIDNTLI
- a CDS encoding flavin reductase family protein, translated to MIFDYTKTKPLDNYKLMSQTIIPRPIAWVVTENEGIVNVAPFSYFTGLSSNPPTMIISIGHKSDGMPKDTLANIRKNKKCTVCLVKPEQLESMHFSSKEMAHSESESEAFNIPMKKLIDGFPPMVDGSPAAFFCELYQEVDLKGSKTIPLIVEIKQQFIDDSCIKDIERLMIDYEPLARVGKSYALLSKEITPPQIP